A single region of the Oncorhynchus keta strain PuntledgeMale-10-30-2019 chromosome 4, Oket_V2, whole genome shotgun sequence genome encodes:
- the LOC118375070 gene encoding zinc finger and SCAN domain-containing protein 12-like produces the protein MTLTDGCGTRPTSTNGCFVHNNNTNLYTFIPLKMSKLQFLNAYVTERLTAAALEISVAIETTVVELHQEISRSTEENDRLRRLLDLVFNRQIKSHRDTHQLTLPISEEEVPPEQQHCEQEWGPSLIQEDPVSTQIKEEQVELRTNQEEDQLQGLGEADLIKFIFTSPCVESDYDQENPSRPSHLHQTQTVEDRERDSLLTYTTDEIKLEPDVEDYRVSEPASDSQPLSAVNPDCSAAPCENMKSDDEVESGGQLLGSKTLESKRKQTKKGEKGTATMLPRLTSSSVTTHYCKVCRKTFLSNGFLIYHVRKTHTEHKECQCGVCGKYLCSTESMTGHLQTHTEENISCHVCGKCFSKNGDLKTHIRSHTGEKPYQCTQCSKCYTQKVHLKNHMRTHTGEKPFRCKECGKYFTQKNTLSNHMMIHRGEKPYQCKICGKSFTESGTLSRHMRVHTGEKPHQCQECGKCFTERGNLTKHIKIHRGEKSYCCSYCSRCFTDEANCKRHMRTVHNNENI, from the exons ATGACGTTAACCGACGGTTGCGGAACTCGGCCTACGTCAACAAATGGTTGCTTTGTTCACAATAATAATACGAATTTGTATACTTTTATTCCGCTCAAAATGTCTAAACTACAGTTTCTGAACGCGTATGTTACTGAACGACTAACGGCTGCTGCTCTAGAGATATCCGTAGCCATAGAGACAACAGTAGTAGAGTTGCATCAAGAAATCTCCCGTTCGACGGAGGAGAATGATCGCCTACGAAGACTGTTGGATTTGGTTTTCAACCGACAGATAAAGTCACACAGAG ATACCCACCAGCTCACACTCCCCATATCTGAAGAGGAGGTTCCCCCTGAGCAGCAGCACTGTGAGCAGGAGTGGGGCCCCAGTCTGATTCAGGAGGACCCAGTGTCCACACAGATTAAAGAGGAGCAGGTGGAACTCAGGACCAATCAGGAGGAAGATCAGCTTCAAGGACTGGGGGAGGCTGATCTCATAAAGTTCATATTCACTTCTCCCTGTGTGGAAAGTGACTATGATCAGGAGAACCCATCTCGGCCCTCACATCTACACCAAACCCAAactgtggaggacagagagagggactctCTACTCACCTACACAACTGATGAGATCAAACTAGAACCTgatgtagaggactacagagtaTCAGAACCAGCCAGTGACTCTCAGCCCCTCTCAGCAGTAAATCCAGACTGTTCTGCAGCTCCATGTGAAAACATGAAAAGTGATGATGAGGTGGAGAGTGGAGGACAGCTATTAGGGTCTAAGACACTCGAATCAAAAAGAAAACAGACAAAGAAAGGAGAAAAGGGGACGGCCACAATGTTGCCCCGTTTGACATCTTCTAGTGTTACTACTCATTATTGCAAGGTGTGTAGGAAGACTTTTCTGTCAAACGGTTTTTTAATCTATCATGTgcgaaaaacacacacagagcataAAGAATgccagtgtggtgtgtgtggaaaATACTTATGTTCGACAGAAAGTATGACAGGTCACCTACAAACTCATACCGAAGAAAACATTTCTTGTCATGTTTGTGGCAAATGTTTCTCTAAGAATGGTGATCTCAAAACACATATTAGGagtcatacaggagagaaaccatatcAGTGTACTCAATGTAGTAAATGCTACACACAGAAAGTACACCTTAAAAATCATATGAGAACTCATACAGGGGAGAAACCATTTAGGTGTAAAGAATGTGGGAAATACTTCACACAGAAGAATACCCTGTCCAATCACATGATGATCCACAGAGGGGAGAAACCATATCAGTGCAAAATATGTGGAAAAAGCTTCACTGAAAGTGGAACCCTGAGCAGGCATATGCGAgttcacacaggggagaaaccccaTCAGTGCCAAGAATGTGGGAAATGCTTCACTGAGCGTGGAAACTTGACTAAACATATAAAGATCCACAGAGGGGAGAAATCATATTGTTGCAGCTACTGTAGCAGATGCTTTACTGATGAAGCAAATTGTAAAAGACACATGAGGACCGTTCACAACAATGAGAACATATGA